The following are encoded in a window of Chryseobacterium sp. genomic DNA:
- a CDS encoding GtrA family protein — MKQLLLKQKQVLSFIFAGGASAVVEIGSFKVFSLFLPQFLAWEENFFGIHYPLSNILSTTCGIFFNYFLSIWFVFERGKHSRRREFAYFMFVSFFSTLLSLTVFQIFYYFVFRDNLNLGFYTLSPIMISKIAAIGLVSVINYTVKKRVIFNG, encoded by the coding sequence ATGAAGCAACTGCTGTTAAAACAAAAACAGGTATTATCGTTTATTTTTGCAGGAGGGGCAAGCGCAGTTGTAGAAATCGGAAGTTTTAAGGTTTTCAGTCTTTTTCTGCCTCAATTTCTGGCCTGGGAAGAGAATTTTTTCGGAATCCACTACCCGCTCAGCAACATCCTCTCCACTACCTGCGGCATTTTCTTCAATTACTTTCTGAGTATATGGTTTGTATTTGAGAGGGGTAAACATTCCAGAAGACGCGAATTCGCTTATTTTATGTTTGTGTCCTTTTTCTCTACACTTCTCAGTTTAACAGTATTCCAGATCTTCTACTATTTTGTGTTCCGCGACAATCTGAACCTGGGCTTCTATACGCTCAGCCCCATTATGATCAGTAAGATTGCGGCCATTGGTCTGGTATCCGTCATCAACTACACCGTAAAAAAAAGGGTGATCTTCAACGGATAA
- a CDS encoding DUF3810 domain-containing protein — protein MLMTWKLNVRTDSRKTYHRKRFWAGILLAQAVLFYLLSLSDRAVSLFERFFAWQKNHHQLIFAGTEFSAGDVFYIVLVIVFGLIFYYLSRKSLRHRAVLSLFILLNLLYLTYHLWWGMLYFQKPISDQLPEVEITEEKLKDLAKRYLELSRESRTEVKEDRNGVFKVYDAVKLQHAIVEIQNEGPLFNNLNSERSVLSFKPSLYSSIISFTGIQGYYNPFTAEAQYNPELPSTYLPFTLAHEHAHQNGFAREQEANFIAFLTGKNSGDANLRYSTYYYVLKSLLNALAESDPEFVKEVLRNYSPGMKRDRMAELMFRKKHEGWLEVFFGITNDLFLKSNRQDGAVTYSYFVNLLVRYEETNALKR, from the coding sequence ATGTTGATGACCTGGAAACTGAACGTGCGCACTGACAGCAGAAAGACATATCATAGAAAAAGGTTCTGGGCAGGTATTTTACTTGCCCAGGCTGTTCTGTTTTACCTGCTTTCACTGTCAGACCGGGCGGTATCCCTGTTCGAGCGGTTTTTTGCCTGGCAGAAGAATCATCATCAGCTGATTTTTGCAGGTACGGAATTTTCAGCAGGCGATGTATTTTATATTGTACTTGTAATAGTATTTGGGCTCATCTTTTATTATTTGAGCCGCAAGAGTCTGAGGCATCGGGCTGTGCTGTCTCTGTTTATATTACTCAACCTCCTTTACCTCACTTATCATTTATGGTGGGGTATGCTCTACTTTCAGAAGCCCATAAGCGACCAATTACCGGAAGTGGAAATTACAGAGGAAAAACTAAAGGACTTAGCTAAACGCTATCTTGAACTTTCCCGCGAAAGCAGGACTGAGGTTAAAGAAGACAGGAATGGCGTGTTCAAGGTTTATGATGCGGTTAAACTTCAGCATGCAATTGTTGAAATTCAAAATGAAGGGCCGTTATTTAATAATTTAAATAGTGAGCGTTCAGTCTTATCCTTTAAACCCAGTCTCTACAGCAGCATAATAAGTTTTACGGGAATCCAGGGGTATTACAACCCTTTCACCGCCGAGGCTCAGTATAATCCCGAACTACCTTCCACCTACCTTCCTTTTACGCTGGCGCACGAGCATGCCCATCAAAACGGATTTGCACGGGAACAGGAGGCTAACTTCATAGCTTTCTTGACCGGAAAGAACTCCGGTGATGCTAACCTTCGGTACAGTACCTATTATTATGTGCTAAAGTCGCTGCTGAATGCCCTGGCAGAATCCGATCCGGAATTTGTAAAAGAGGTCCTTAGAAATTATTCTCCCGGTATGAAACGCGACCGTATGGCAGAACTGATGTTCAGGAAAAAACATGAAGGCTGGCTGGAAGTTTTCTTTGGAATAACTAACGATTTGTTTCTGAAATCAAACCGACAGGATGGTGCCGTAACCTATTCCTATTTTGTGAATTTGCTGGTACGTTATGAAGAAACGAACGCGCTTAAACGCTAA
- a CDS encoding ABC transporter ATP-binding protein, protein MKKQTTWQIIQRLFRIGMKFRSWFIITLIISVVLSVISTYRPYLTMQIVDTDIIALGDREQMMKHIYILIALVFGESLLNFFLVYFSNFISQNVIRDIRERLYEKLIYFRTAFFDRTPIGQLVTRAVGDVETIATVYTDGFLMVFGDILRIVFVLFMMFQVDVNLSYISLAILPLMVVITRFFQKRLKKAFGDERTWTSNQNSFVQERLSGMTLVQVFNRQEAEFKKFDEINITLKAALLRTVFIFSLFFPVVELISSLFIGFILFYGGYVTITAGKVIAFIQFISMLIRPLRQIADRFNNIQRGIVGAERVLGIMDEDDALSNEGKVCKDHFDGRIEFRDVHFSYDDKQEVLKGISFKVNPGETVAIVGATGAGKSTIISLITRLYDINSGKILLDDIELKEYELYNLRSHVGVVLQDVFLFHGSIFENLSFGDDTITMEQIRKVAQEVGVHDFIESLPGGYEYVVSERGSSISLGQRQLLSFVRAYLSDPKILILDEATSSIDHESEKLIQRATEKITKNRTSIIIAHRLSTIEKADKIIVMDGGRIVEEGKHMELLQKNGYYATLYKSQLKHEVEESEKS, encoded by the coding sequence ATGAAGAAGCAAACCACATGGCAAATCATACAGCGGCTGTTCCGGATCGGGATGAAGTTCCGGTCGTGGTTTATCATCACTCTGATTATTTCGGTAGTCCTTTCGGTAATTTCCACATACCGGCCATATCTCACGATGCAGATTGTAGACACCGACATCATTGCTCTGGGCGACCGCGAACAGATGATGAAGCATATTTACATCCTGATTGCTTTGGTATTTGGTGAATCGCTTCTCAATTTCTTTTTGGTTTACTTCTCCAATTTCATTTCGCAGAATGTCATTCGCGATATCCGGGAGCGACTTTATGAAAAGCTGATTTACTTTCGTACTGCCTTTTTCGACAGGACACCTATTGGCCAGTTGGTAACCCGTGCTGTGGGCGATGTGGAAACTATCGCAACCGTGTACACAGACGGTTTCCTGATGGTGTTTGGAGATATTCTGAGGATTGTGTTTGTGCTGTTCATGATGTTTCAGGTAGATGTGAACCTGAGTTATATCTCCCTTGCCATTCTTCCGCTGATGGTGGTAATTACCCGGTTTTTTCAGAAAAGACTGAAAAAAGCCTTTGGCGATGAGCGCACCTGGACCTCCAACCAGAATTCCTTTGTACAGGAAAGACTTAGCGGAATGACCCTTGTTCAGGTCTTCAACCGACAGGAAGCCGAGTTTAAGAAATTTGACGAAATCAACATCACCCTAAAAGCTGCGCTGCTCCGGACAGTATTTATATTCTCCCTCTTTTTCCCTGTGGTGGAACTTATTTCTTCGCTTTTCATAGGTTTTATTCTTTTTTACGGTGGTTATGTAACCATTACAGCGGGTAAGGTAATTGCTTTTATACAGTTCATCTCAATGCTGATACGCCCACTGCGGCAGATTGCCGACCGGTTCAACAATATCCAGCGCGGAATTGTGGGTGCCGAAAGGGTTTTGGGAATTATGGATGAAGATGATGCTCTGTCCAATGAAGGCAAGGTGTGCAAAGATCATTTTGACGGTCGGATTGAGTTTCGGGACGTACATTTTTCCTACGATGATAAACAGGAAGTCCTGAAGGGAATCAGTTTTAAGGTAAATCCCGGCGAGACGGTAGCCATCGTAGGTGCTACCGGTGCAGGCAAATCAACAATTATCAGCCTGATTACACGGCTCTATGATATTAATTCAGGTAAGATTCTGCTGGATGATATTGAACTTAAGGAGTACGAACTCTATAACCTGCGGAGTCATGTCGGCGTGGTACTTCAGGATGTTTTCCTTTTCCACGGCAGTATTTTCGAAAACCTTTCCTTTGGCGATGACACCATAACAATGGAGCAGATTCGGAAGGTGGCCCAGGAAGTAGGTGTGCATGACTTCATTGAAAGTTTGCCCGGTGGTTATGAGTATGTAGTTAGCGAACGTGGCTCGTCCATTTCGTTGGGTCAGCGGCAATTGCTGTCCTTTGTGCGGGCCTATTTGTCCGATCCGAAAATCCTGATTCTGGACGAAGCTACCTCATCAATAGACCACGAAAGTGAGAAGCTGATACAGCGGGCCACTGAAAAAATTACCAAAAACCGCACCTCCATCATCATCGCGCACCGCCTTTCTACAATTGAAAAGGCGGATAAAATCATTGTAATGGATGGCGGACGAATTGTGGAAGAAGGAAAGCACATGGAATTGCTTCAGAAAAACGGTTATTATGCGACACTCTACAAATCACAGCTGAAGCACGAAGTGGAAGAGTCAGAAAAATCATAA
- the truA gene encoding tRNA pseudouridine(38-40) synthase TruA, protein MLRYFIEFAYSGKHYFGYQIQPNEISVQQELEKALSTMLREPVKTTGAGRTDTGVHAKQMFAHFNTESVIPADLPYRLNSFLPSDIAVKRIFAVADDLHARFSATYRTYEYYIASEKNPFSQDSAWQLWRRKLDIVKMNEACKILFEYEDFTSFAKLHTDNRTNNCKIYRAFWEQNDSELKFTVSADRFLRNMVRAIVGTMVEIGAGKMLPQELRKVIEGKNRNLAGTSAPPQGLFLVEVGYNFKN, encoded by the coding sequence ATTTTGAGGTATTTTATTGAGTTCGCCTACAGCGGTAAACACTATTTCGGTTATCAGATCCAGCCAAATGAAATTTCAGTTCAGCAGGAACTTGAAAAAGCACTGAGTACCATGCTGCGTGAACCGGTAAAAACCACAGGCGCGGGCCGTACGGATACGGGCGTGCACGCCAAGCAGATGTTTGCCCATTTCAATACTGAAAGTGTAATCCCAGCCGACCTGCCGTACCGGCTCAACAGTTTTCTGCCGTCTGATATTGCCGTAAAAAGGATTTTTGCCGTGGCGGATGACCTTCATGCCCGGTTCAGTGCGACTTACCGAACCTATGAATACTATATCGCTTCCGAAAAGAATCCCTTTTCGCAGGATTCCGCCTGGCAATTGTGGCGACGGAAACTTGACATTGTAAAAATGAATGAAGCCTGCAAAATCCTTTTCGAATACGAAGATTTTACAAGTTTTGCCAAACTGCATACAGATAACAGGACCAACAACTGCAAAATATACAGGGCATTTTGGGAACAGAATGATTCAGAGCTTAAATTCACGGTTTCGGCGGACCGTTTTTTAAGAAATATGGTGCGTGCCATCGTTGGAACGATGGTTGAAATCGGAGCCGGTAAAATGCTGCCTCAGGAACTTCGTAAGGTTATAGAGGGGAAAAACCGTAATTTGGCCGGAACATCTGCACCTCCACAGGGACTTTTCCTGGTAGAAGTAGGTTATAACTTCAAAAATTAG
- a CDS encoding sugar MFS transporter, whose product MSAKNQPTNYPALYTLILVFFFWGFIAAGNSIFIPFCKNYFSLDQFQSQLIDFAFYTAYFLGALVLFIGSTLKGVDIIGRWGFKNSIVYGLLLSAVGAAIMIFAVKSNVYYGMLIGLFVVALGFSIQQTAANPFAILLGDPKTGASRQNLAGGINSFGTSIGPIIVGLALFGTTATVDDDQIKHLALDKVILLYTAVGALFLIAAGIFYFSKKLPAGIINEPMEKAGKARTNLIIMTLLVIICFIPVFASYNSDSAKRIEVLTTEITTLNSSISAAPNEAGREAAANTIAVKTAELEAIKHPLERTRMIYLTGALLAVVLCLVFANMKSKKQPDGWGAMKYPQLVLGMLGILAYVGVEVAIGSNLGELLSLPEFGGHQSSDLAPYISMYWGSLMIGRWTGAISVFNLTKQQQFAATIVVPLIAFLVIIGINTITEKDMSHLYYYVLCVFIQIVLFLLTKNKPALTLIIFGFFGITAMVIGLLTTGNIAVYAFLSGGLACSIMWPSIFALAITGLGKYTAQGSAFLVMMILGGGIIPPLQGKLSDIIGIHNSYIIPVLCFVYITAFAYLAKKALQKQGIDVDDLETERAH is encoded by the coding sequence ATGTCTGCAAAAAACCAACCTACCAATTATCCGGCACTGTACACCCTGATCCTGGTGTTCTTTTTCTGGGGATTCATTGCTGCCGGAAACAGCATTTTCATTCCCTTCTGCAAGAACTATTTCTCGCTGGACCAGTTTCAGTCGCAGCTTATTGATTTTGCCTTCTATACCGCCTACTTTCTGGGCGCCCTTGTACTTTTCATTGGCAGCACACTGAAGGGTGTGGACATCATTGGCCGGTGGGGTTTCAAAAACAGTATTGTGTATGGCCTGTTGCTTTCGGCTGTTGGTGCCGCCATTATGATATTTGCAGTGAAGAGTAATGTGTACTACGGTATGCTTATCGGCCTTTTTGTAGTAGCTCTGGGGTTCTCCATTCAGCAAACCGCCGCAAATCCATTTGCCATCCTGTTGGGAGACCCAAAAACCGGTGCCAGCCGTCAAAATCTGGCGGGCGGGATTAATTCCTTCGGTACATCCATCGGTCCCATTATCGTAGGTCTGGCCCTCTTCGGAACCACCGCCACTGTAGATGATGACCAGATCAAACATCTGGCCCTGGATAAGGTAATACTGCTGTATACCGCAGTAGGCGCGCTTTTCCTGATCGCAGCCGGGATTTTTTACTTCTCAAAGAAGCTGCCTGCAGGAATCATCAATGAACCTATGGAGAAAGCCGGAAAAGCCAGAACGAACCTCATCATTATGACGCTCCTGGTGATCATCTGTTTCATTCCGGTTTTTGCAAGTTATAACTCGGATTCGGCAAAGAGAATTGAAGTGCTTACTACCGAAATCACTACACTGAACAGCAGTATTTCTGCAGCACCCAACGAAGCCGGCCGCGAAGCCGCAGCCAACACGATTGCAGTAAAAACCGCTGAACTGGAAGCAATAAAACATCCGCTGGAAAGAACCAGGATGATTTACCTTACGGGTGCACTGCTGGCAGTGGTGCTTTGCCTTGTTTTTGCCAACATGAAGTCCAAAAAGCAACCTGATGGCTGGGGTGCCATGAAATATCCTCAGCTTGTTCTGGGAATGCTTGGAATACTGGCGTATGTAGGAGTTGAGGTGGCGATAGGAAGTAATTTGGGCGAACTGTTAAGTTTGCCGGAATTCGGCGGCCATCAGTCTTCAGACCTGGCGCCTTATATTTCAATGTACTGGGGAAGTTTAATGATCGGCCGCTGGACCGGAGCTATAAGTGTGTTCAATTTAACCAAGCAGCAGCAATTTGCTGCAACCATAGTAGTTCCGCTTATTGCCTTTCTGGTAATCATTGGCATCAATACCATTACCGAAAAGGACATGTCGCATCTTTATTACTACGTCCTATGTGTATTTATCCAGATCGTTCTGTTTCTGCTCACCAAAAATAAACCTGCATTAACGCTTATTATATTTGGATTTTTTGGTATCACCGCAATGGTTATTGGACTGCTTACCACCGGAAATATTGCAGTCTATGCGTTTCTGTCGGGCGGACTGGCCTGCAGCATAATGTGGCCCTCCATCTTTGCCCTGGCTATAACAGGACTTGGTAAATATACAGCACAGGGATCTGCATTTTTGGTAATGATGATTCTGGGTGGCGGTATCATTCCACCTCTGCAGGGAAAACTTTCCGACATCATCGGTATCCACAATTCCTACATTATCCCAGTTTTATGTTTCGTCTATATTACCGCCTTTGCCTATCTGGCTAAGAAAGCCCTGCAAAAACAGGGTATAGATGTTGATGACCTGGAAACTGAACGTGCGCACTGA
- a CDS encoding BadF/BadG/BcrA/BcrD ATPase family protein encodes MIAIVDGGSTKCDWVVLDKFGNLFLKTETTGFNPNIISPELIVPEIERNQNLLTVKDSMQKVFFYGSGCGVAENAAVVDLELRKVFRHSDIVVKEDLTAAAYAAYNGKPAIICILGTGSNSCYFDGNVVRRELPSLGFLIGDEGSGSAMGKHLLRRFFMKKLPHDLHVKFSERYQLTIEDALKHMYHSPRANAYLAEFNKFVVENKSHPYFQNMVFDEMKNFLDYQVLPYEEANSSEINFIGSIAFYYEDILRAAAAELNLRVGTVVQKPIESLVAYHKKYLLPELH; translated from the coding sequence ATGATAGCTATTGTTGATGGCGGTTCTACCAAATGCGACTGGGTCGTTTTGGATAAATTTGGAAACTTGTTCCTGAAAACCGAAACCACAGGCTTTAATCCGAATATAATCAGTCCCGAACTCATTGTTCCGGAAATTGAGAGAAACCAAAACCTTCTCACTGTTAAAGACAGTATGCAGAAGGTTTTTTTCTATGGCTCCGGTTGCGGCGTGGCCGAAAATGCCGCCGTGGTAGACCTGGAGCTTCGCAAGGTTTTCCGCCATTCTGATATTGTGGTTAAGGAAGATCTTACAGCTGCAGCCTACGCTGCCTACAATGGTAAACCGGCGATTATCTGTATTCTGGGTACGGGCTCCAACTCCTGTTACTTCGACGGAAATGTGGTAAGGCGTGAATTGCCTTCCCTTGGTTTCCTGATTGGTGATGAGGGCAGCGGCAGCGCAATGGGCAAACACCTGCTTAGGCGCTTCTTCATGAAGAAACTCCCTCATGACCTGCATGTAAAGTTTTCCGAACGCTACCAACTCACCATTGAGGATGCGCTTAAACATATGTATCACAGCCCGCGTGCTAATGCATATCTGGCTGAATTCAACAAATTCGTCGTGGAAAACAAATCACATCCCTATTTCCAGAATATGGTTTTCGACGAAATGAAAAATTTTCTGGATTATCAGGTCCTGCCTTATGAAGAGGCAAACAGTTCGGAGATTAACTTCATAGGTTCCATAGCCTTCTATTATGAGGATATCCTGCGGGCCGCCGCCGCCGAACTTAATCTTAGGGTAGGGACAGTGGTGCAGAAACCCATTGAAAGTCTGGTTGCGTATCATAAAAAATACCTTTTACCAGAACTTCATTAA
- a CDS encoding lysophospholipid acyltransferase family protein: MTRILNYIWRAWFILLAFVFIILFCIPVLLLSIREKDFKYAYVFIWLFCVIVFFGMGFRYSLIRKTSEKLDRKRNYIFIANHTSTIDIMLMTVLHRHHPVCFIGKAELAKIPIFGMLYKRIAILVDRKSPKSRADVYRRAAEKMSHGQNIVIFPEGGVAEDPNILLDEFKDGAFILSTKHDFPIAVYTFAGLKEMFPFDNGKGHPGKVTVYLNKIMEPTTVNEMKPACFREIKSTLEQHYSRQ; the protein is encoded by the coding sequence ATGACCCGTATCCTCAATTATATATGGCGTGCCTGGTTTATCCTGCTGGCCTTTGTATTCATCATCCTATTCTGCATTCCGGTACTTCTGCTTTCCATCCGCGAAAAGGATTTTAAATACGCCTATGTATTTATTTGGTTATTCTGCGTCATTGTCTTTTTCGGGATGGGTTTCCGCTACAGCCTCATCAGAAAAACAAGCGAAAAACTGGACAGGAAGCGTAACTATATCTTCATTGCCAACCATACTTCAACGATTGACATTATGCTGATGACCGTACTGCACAGGCATCATCCGGTATGTTTCATTGGCAAGGCTGAACTTGCAAAAATTCCCATTTTCGGAATGCTGTACAAGCGGATCGCCATTCTGGTAGACAGAAAAAGTCCGAAAAGCCGCGCTGATGTTTACCGCCGCGCTGCAGAGAAGATGAGCCACGGCCAGAACATTGTCATTTTCCCGGAAGGTGGTGTAGCCGAAGACCCAAATATCCTCCTGGACGAATTTAAGGACGGTGCATTTATATTATCCACCAAACATGATTTCCCCATCGCAGTGTACACATTTGCCGGTTTAAAGGAAATGTTTCCCTTTGACAATGGGAAAGGGCATCCCGGTAAAGTAACTGTATATCTGAACAAGATAATGGAGCCCACCACGGTGAATGAGATGAAGCCGGCCTGTTTCCGCGAAATTAAAAGCACCCTGGAGCAGCATTATTCCAGACAATAA
- the lpxK gene encoding tetraacyldisaccharide 4'-kinase: MKRWYLYPFSLLYHLGTGIRNTLYNVGIKKSTRFRTPIINVGNLSVGGSGKSPMVMYLADLLSRNYRTGVLSRGYGRVTKGYAIVNYESNYKMVGDEAMQLFERFRNRFVIGVSEERVPGAKKIIEDMDLEVLVLDDAYQHRAIKAGFNILMTDYNDPYFKDHILPAGDLRESRSGASRAQIIVVSKCPAELTDEKRQYYISRIRPQHYQKVFFSSISYDEQVFSLSKSIPDNNLAYYDILLITGIANPKPLTEHLAKFSQRVTHLKFKDHHDFSEDDIKKILSEYKKLGEYRLILTTEKDFVRLKTFDMLRDLVFYWPINVNIDKREDFNQAILNYIRSSS; the protein is encoded by the coding sequence ATGAAAAGATGGTACCTCTACCCTTTTTCCCTGCTTTACCACCTTGGTACGGGAATCCGCAATACCTTATATAATGTAGGTATTAAAAAGTCGACACGCTTCCGCACTCCTATTATCAATGTAGGTAACCTGTCTGTAGGCGGCAGCGGGAAATCACCCATGGTAATGTATCTGGCTGATCTGCTTTCCAGAAACTACCGCACAGGAGTGCTTTCCCGCGGTTACGGGCGGGTGACCAAAGGTTACGCCATCGTTAACTACGAAAGCAATTATAAGATGGTGGGCGACGAGGCCATGCAGCTTTTCGAACGTTTCAGGAACCGTTTTGTAATTGGTGTTTCAGAGGAGCGCGTTCCCGGCGCAAAGAAAATCATTGAGGATATGGACCTTGAAGTCCTGGTTCTGGACGATGCCTATCAGCACCGCGCTATAAAAGCAGGCTTCAATATCCTGATGACGGATTATAATGACCCTTATTTCAAAGATCATATCCTGCCGGCAGGTGACCTCCGGGAAAGCCGCAGTGGAGCTTCCAGGGCGCAGATTATCGTCGTTTCCAAATGTCCTGCTGAACTCACCGATGAAAAAAGACAGTATTACATCTCCAGAATCCGTCCTCAGCATTACCAAAAGGTATTCTTTTCATCCATCTCCTATGATGAACAGGTATTTTCACTTAGCAAGTCAATTCCTGATAACAACCTGGCTTACTATGACATACTGCTGATTACAGGCATTGCCAATCCTAAACCACTGACCGAACATCTGGCTAAATTTTCACAGCGCGTAACACATCTTAAATTTAAGGATCATCATGATTTTTCTGAAGATGACATCAAAAAAATACTGTCGGAATATAAAAAACTGGGCGAGTACCGTCTGATCCTGACTACGGAAAAGGATTTTGTGCGGCTGAAAACCTTCGATATGCTGAGGGATCTGGTTTTTTACTGGCCAATAAACGTGAATATAGATAAGCGGGAAGACTTTAACCAGGCCATTCTGAATTATATCAGATCCAGTTCATAG
- a CDS encoding NADP-dependent malic enzyme: MSSKTNRDEKNFNQAALDYHRAEPKGKIEVIPSKPHSSARDLSLAYSPGVAIPCLEIEKNPQAVYDYTGKGNLVAVISNGTAVLGLGDIGAEASKPVMEGKGLLFKIFADINVFDIEINEKDPDKFIDIVKGIAPTFGGINLEDIKAPEAFYIEQRLKDELDIPLMHDDQHGTAIISAAALINALEIAGKKIDEVRLVVNGAGAAAIACTKLYLELGLKKENVLMCDSKGVIHQDRQNLTPEKLDFIANTELRTLEEALVGADVFIGLSKGDVMTPEMLNTMAENPVVFGLANPTPEIDYDLAMQTRPDVIMATGRSDFPNQVNNVLGFPYIFRGALDVQASTINEAMKLAAVLAIAELAKEPVPEAVMLAYNLRNLSFGRSYFIPKPFDNRLITTVSIAVAKAAMESGVAGRPIASFEDYETSLLDRMGRDEKLIRMMQTRARSNPKRVTLGNAEEYNVLKAAQILYEEGIAHPILLGDKKFIKQQMETYGINLDVPIVDPIDDDQKENRIKYRETLWKLRQRKGMNEYKAKRFVRQRDYFGPLMLKHNDTDALIVGFSKNYTSVLRPVLKVIEKENGVEKIASMMMILSGKKPIFFSDTSVQANPSAEDLVNIARMSEKTVKSFAIEPRIAMLAYENFASISETSRKVAKAVSILHEKYPKMVVDGEIQPDFAMNADHLADYPFSKLGGTPANTFVFPNLESANIAYKIIRGMKVAQVVGPILMGLKQPVHVLQMRASVDEIVNLATIAVLDAQRREVK; this comes from the coding sequence ATGTCAAGCAAAACAAACAGAGACGAAAAAAACTTTAACCAGGCAGCCCTGGATTACCATAGAGCAGAACCTAAAGGGAAAATAGAAGTAATCCCATCCAAACCGCATTCTTCAGCACGTGATTTATCATTGGCCTACTCGCCAGGAGTAGCCATTCCATGTCTGGAAATTGAGAAGAATCCCCAGGCAGTATACGATTATACCGGAAAAGGCAATCTAGTAGCCGTAATATCAAACGGTACCGCCGTTCTGGGGCTTGGAGATATTGGTGCCGAAGCATCTAAACCTGTCATGGAGGGTAAGGGCCTGCTGTTCAAGATATTTGCGGATATCAATGTCTTTGATATTGAGATCAATGAGAAGGATCCCGATAAGTTTATTGATATTGTTAAAGGTATCGCACCCACATTTGGTGGTATCAACCTGGAAGACATTAAAGCTCCGGAGGCTTTTTATATAGAACAGCGCCTAAAAGATGAGCTGGATATCCCACTGATGCACGACGACCAGCACGGAACGGCTATTATTTCCGCTGCAGCACTGATCAATGCCCTGGAAATTGCCGGGAAGAAGATTGATGAGGTAAGGCTGGTGGTAAACGGAGCCGGTGCCGCAGCTATTGCCTGTACCAAACTGTATCTGGAACTGGGGCTGAAGAAGGAGAATGTATTGATGTGCGACAGCAAAGGAGTGATCCATCAGGACAGGCAGAACCTAACGCCTGAAAAGCTGGATTTTATTGCCAATACAGAATTGCGCACCCTGGAGGAAGCACTTGTGGGTGCCGATGTCTTTATAGGACTTTCCAAAGGTGATGTGATGACACCGGAAATGCTGAATACTATGGCTGAAAATCCTGTTGTTTTCGGTTTGGCCAATCCTACACCGGAGATTGACTATGACCTGGCCATGCAGACCCGGCCGGACGTTATTATGGCCACCGGGCGCAGCGACTTCCCTAATCAGGTGAACAATGTTCTGGGTTTCCCCTACATTTTCCGCGGCGCGCTGGATGTGCAGGCATCCACCATTAACGAAGCTATGAAACTGGCAGCGGTGCTGGCGATTGCTGAGCTAGCTAAGGAGCCTGTGCCCGAAGCTGTTATGCTGGCCTATAATTTGCGCAATTTAAGTTTCGGAAGGTCTTATTTCATTCCTAAACCTTTTGATAACCGCCTCATAACAACAGTTTCAATCGCCGTGGCGAAGGCCGCGATGGAAAGTGGTGTAGCTGGAAGGCCGATTGCAAGTTTTGAGGACTACGAGACCAGCCTGCTGGACCGCATGGGCCGCGACGAAAAGCTGATCCGGATGATGCAAACCCGCGCCAGGTCCAATCCGAAACGCGTTACGTTAGGTAATGCCGAGGAATATAATGTATTGAAGGCGGCCCAGATTCTTTACGAAGAAGGCATTGCACACCCGATTCTGCTGGGCGACAAGAAATTCATCAAGCAACAGATGGAAACCTACGGCATCAACCTCGATGTCCCCATCGTGGATCCGATAGACGATGACCAAAAGGAAAACCGTATAAAATACCGGGAAACTCTCTGGAAACTGCGTCAGCGCAAAGGAATGAACGAATATAAGGCGAAAAGATTTGTGAGGCAGCGCGATTATTTCGGTCCGCTGATGCTTAAACATAACGATACCGATGCACTTATTGTTGGCTTTTCCAAAAACTACACCTCGGTCCTTAGACCTGTTCTTAAGGTGATTGAAAAGGAGAACGGTGTAGAGAAGATCGCTTCAATGATGATGATCCTGTCCGGCAAGAAACCAATTTTCTTTTCAGATACATCGGTTCAGGCCAATCCAAGCGCTGAAGATCTGGTAAATATTGCCCGGATGTCGGAAAAAACCGTGAAATCTTTTGCTATTGAACCACGGATCGCAATGCTGGCGTACGAAAATTTTGCCTCCATTTCAGAAACCTCCCGTAAAGTAGCCAAGGCGGTATCGATCCTGCATGAAAAATATCCGAAGATGGTTGTTGATGGTGAAATCCAGCCGGATTTTGCAATGAATGCAGATCATTTGGCCGATTATCCCTTCTCCAAACTCGGAGGTACGCCTGCCAATACATTTGTTTTCCCAAATCTGGAAAGTGCCAATATTGCTTATAAGATCATCCGCGGAATGAAAGTAGCACAGGTCGTAGGTCCCATACTGATGGGCCTGAAACAGCCGGTGCATGTGCTTCAGATGCGCGCCAGTGTGGACGAGATTGTAAACCTCGCAACCATTGCCGTACTGGATGCTCAGAGAAGGGAGGTAAAATAG